The Sinorhizobium alkalisoli genomic interval AAGCAATGACCTCAGCGCCTTCTGGATGCCGTTTACGGCCAACCGGCAATTCAAGAGGGAGCCGCGTCTCTTCGTCGGCGCCAAGGACATGTACTACACGACCCATGACGGGCGGACGGTGCTGGATGGAACCGCGGGGCTCTGGTGCGTCAATGCCGGCCATTGTCGCCCGAAGATCACGGAGGCCATTCGCGAGCAGGCGGGCGAGCTCGATTATGCGCCTGCCTTCCAGCTCGGCCATCCGAAAGCCTTCGAACTCGCCAACCGGCTCGTCGATATCGCCCCGGAAGGGATGAACCACGTTCTCTACACCAATTCCGGTTCGGAATCGGTCGACACCGCGCTCAAGGTGGCGCTCGCCTATCACCGCGCCAAGGGCGACGGCTCGCGCTTCCGCCTCATTGGCCGCGAGCGTGGCTATCACGGCGTCAATTTCGGCGGCATTTCCGTCGGCGGCATCGTCGCCAACCGCAAGATGTTCGGCACGCTTTTGACCGGCGTCGACCACCTGCCGCATACGCACTTGCCAGGCAAGAACGCCTTCACCCGCGGAGAGCCCGAACACGGCGCCGATCTCGCGAGCGAGCTGGAGCGCATCGTCACCCTGCACGACGCCTCGACGATCGCCGCCGTCATCGTCGAGCCGGTTGCCGGTTCCACCGGTGTGCTCATCCCGCCGAAGGGCTATCTTCAGAAGCTGCGCGAGATCTGCACGAAGCACGGCATCCTGTTGATCTTCGACGAGGTGATCACCGGCTTCGGCCGTCTCGGCACGCCCTTCGCCGCACAATATTTCGGCGTCAAGCCCGACATCATCACCACCGCCAAGGGGCTCACCAACGGCGTGATCCCGATGGGCGCGGTCTTCGTCAGCTCCGAAATTCACGACGCTTTCATGACCGGGCCGGAGCACCTGATCGAGTTCTTCCACGGCTACACCTATTCGGGCAACCCGATCGCCTCGGCCGCGGCACTCGGCACGCTCGACACCTACAGGGAAGAGGGATTGCTGATGCGCGCCGCCGAGCTTGCTTCCTATTGGGAAGAGGCCCTGCATTCCTTGAAAGACTGCCCGCTCGTGGTCGATATCCGCAATATCGGATTGATCGGCGCGATCGAACTCGAGCCAATTGCCGGCGAGCCGACGAAGCGCGCCTTCTCGGCGTTTCTGAAAGCCTATGAGAAGGGCCTCCTGATCCGCACCACCGGAGACATCATCGCGCTTTCGCCACCGCTGATCATCGAAAGAGAGCAGATCGATGAATTGTTCGACAAGCTGCGTGATGTCCTGACGAACAATATCTGAAATCCGCTCGCAATCCTTCGACCCTTTCCCCGTCCGCGGGGAGAGGGTTATTGTTATGAATCGGTATAGAAAACGGAGTGAGGCCATGTCCGAAACGCTGGAGCGCTTGATCGATCAGGGCGTCGGCCGTGAGCCGGCGGACATCGTGCTCAAGGGCGGACGGTTCTTCGATCTCGTCACCGGCGAACTGGTCGTCTCGGACATCGCCCTCTCAGGCGACAGGATTGTCGGTACCTGCGGCGAATACCGCGGCCGCGAGGAGATCGACATCTCCGGCCGCATCGTCGTTCCAGGCTTCATCGACACGCATCTGCACATCGAATCATCACTCGTGACGCCGCACGAATTCGACCGCTGCGTCCTGCCGCTCGGCATCACCACCGCCATCTGCGATCCGCATGAGATCGCCAACGTGCTCGGCACCGAAGGCATCCAGTTCTTCCTGGATTCGGCGCTGCAAACCATCATGGACATTCGCGTCCAGCTTTCCTCCTGTGTGCCGGCCACACACCTCGAAACCTCGGGCGCCGACCTCCCGGTCGAGCGGCTCCTGCCGTTTCGCCAGCACCCGAAGGTGATCGGCCTGGCGGAGTTCATGAACTTCCCCGGCGTCATCCACAAGGATCCGGTCTGCCTCGCCAAGCTCGACGCCTTCCAGGGCGGCCACATCGACGGGCATGCGCCGCTGCTCCGCGGCAAGGAGCTGAATGGTTACCTCGCAACCGGCATCCGCACCGACCATGAATGCACGAGCGCGGAAGAGGCGCTGGAAAAGATCCGCAAGGGCATGCACATCCTCGTGCGCGAGGGCTCCGTCTCCAAGGACCTGGACGCCCTGATGCCGATCATCACCGAACGCCTTTCGCCCTACCTGGCGCTCTGCACGGACGATCGCAACCCGCTCGACATCGCCGAACAGGGCCATCTCGACCATATGATCCGCACCGCCATCGCCGCAGGCGTCGAACCGCTGGCCATCTATCGCGCAGCCTCGATCTCGGCCGCGCGCGCCTTCGGGCTTAGGGACCGTGGCCTTGTCGCGCCCGGGTGGCGCGCCGACCTCGTCGTCGTCGACAGCTTGGAGAATTGCAAGGCGCAGATGGTGTTTTCCGCCGGGAGGCGTGTCACCGACCGGCTCTTCGCGCGGCGCAAGCCGGTCGAGCCGGTTGGGCTCGACAGCGTCAAGGCGCGAGAGGTCAAGGCCGCCGACTTCGGCGTCCCTTATGCCGAGGGAGAAACTTCGGTGATCGGCGTGCTGCCCGGCAAGATCATCACCGAACACCGCCGCTATCGTCTCCCCACCGAGGGCAACCGAACCGGTGTCGATCTCGACCGCGATATCATCAAGGTCGCGGTCGTCGAGCGCCACGGCCACAACGGCAATCACGCCAATGGTTTTGTCCAGGGCTTCGGGCTGAAGAAGGGCGCGATCGCCTCAACCGTCGGCCATGACAGCCACAATATCTGCGTCGTCGGCGTCAATGACGAAGACATGGCGCTCGCCGCCAACCGCCTCGGCGAAATCAAGGGCGGCTTCGTCGTCGTCGAGGACGGCAAGGTCACCGGCGAGATCGCTTTGCCCGTCGCCGGCCTGATGAGCCTCGAACCCTATGAGCGTGTGCGCGACATCCTCCACCACCTGCGCCAAGCCGCCGTTGCGCTGGGGGCGACGCTCGAAGAACCATTCCTGCAACTCGCCTTCCTGCCGCTCCCGGTGATCCCGCATCTGAAGATCTCCGACCGGGGGCTGGTGGACGTCGACAGGTTTGCGCTGATCGGGTGAGTTGTCCGCCCGCTCCGGCCGCCTCTGGTGACTTCGCTCAGGCTCGCTCCGACGCTTCGCCCTCCTCATCCTCGGGCTTGAGCCGACTGGGCACTGCCGCCTCCTCCTCCACCGTTATCCTCGGCCCTGAGCATCTCAGGGCCGAGGATCACAATGGAGAGGAAACGTCCTCTCACGCCTCACCGCAGCCTTCCGCAAAACGCATCGAGTCCTTCGAGCCTGACCACGTCGTCCGCAATTTCCGGCGCAAAGCCGGGCAGCGGCAGCGCCTCCGCAACCGTGGTAGCCGATGAGAGATGAACCTCTTGCGGCTCTGTCGTGAGGTTGAACAGGAACAGCAGCCGTTCGCCGTCCTTCTCCCGCACGAAAGCAAGCACGTCCCGATTGGACGCCAGGAAGGACATTTCTCCGTCGATCAGGGCCGCATGCATACGGCGGAAGGCCAGCGTTCGACGGTAGTGTTCGAGCACCGATCCGGCGTCACCCTCCTGAGTATCCACCGCAAGCAGGCGCTGATCGTCTCTTACCGGCAACCACGGAATGCCGGACGAAAAACCGCCGGTTGGATGTCTGTGTTCCCAGACCATCGGCGTCCGGCACCCGTCACGGCCCTTGAATGCCGGCCAGAAGCGGATGCCGTAGGGATCCCGCAGTTCCTCAAGCGCCAGTTCCGCCTCCGGCAGGCCCAGTTCCTCCCCTTGGTAGAGGCAGATCGAGCCGCGCAGGGTAGCAAGAACCGAAATGGCGAGTTTGGCCAGCCGCTCGCGATCGGCACGCGGAACCGCAAATCGGCTGACATGCCGCATCACGTCGTGATTGGAGAGAGCCCAGCACACCCAGCCATCGGCGACCATCGCCTGGAAGCCCTCCACACAGCGGCGAATGTGGCTCGCCGTGAAAGCCGGCCCGAGAAGGTCGAACGTGTAGCACATATGCAACTTGTCGCTGCCGCTCGTATAGGCGGCAACAGTCTTCAGCGACCGAGCGCCGTCGCCCACCTCACCCACGGTTGCACGGCCGCCGTATTCATCGAGCAGCGCCCGCAGGCGACGCAGGAAGGCGATGTTCTCCGGACGGCTCTTGTCGTAGAGATGACTCTGCATCCCGTAGGGATTGACGTCCGGCGCATCCTGACTGATCGCATCGGGATCGGGCACGACCGGCGGATTATCCCGCAACTGATCGTCATGGAAGTAGTAATTCACCGTGTCGAGCCGGAACCCGTCGACGCCGCGTTCAAGCCAGAAGCGAACCGTCGAAAGCAGCGCCTCCTGTACCTCGGGATTGTGGAAATTGAGATCCGGCTGCGACGTCAGGAAATTATGCAGGTAATACTGCCTGCGCACGCCGTCCCATTCCCAGGCCGGGCCGCCAAAGACCGAAAGCCAGTTGTTCGGCGCGGCACCGTCCGGCTTCGGGTCGGCCCAGACATACCAATCCGCCTTCGCATTGGTCCTGCTCGATCGGCTTTCGACAAACCATGGATGCCGATCCGATGTGTGCGAGATCACCTGGTCGATGATGACCTTCAGCCCGAGCCGGTGCGCCTCCGCCAGCATTTCATCGAAATCGTCGAGCGTACCGAACATCGGATCGACGTCGCAATAGTCGGAGACGTCATATCCCATGTCCGCTTGCGGCGAGGTGAAGAAGGGCGAGAGCCATATCGCGTCGACGCCGAGCGCAGCGATGTGCGAAAGCCGCCGGGTGACACCGCGCAGATCGCCGACGCCGTCGCCATCGGTATCCTGGAAGGAACGCGGATAGACCTGGTAGATCACCGCACCGCGCCACCAGTCGTCGCCACGCCTCGCCTCGATCGCCATGCGCCTTCCTTTCATTCCCGCAGATCCTCTTGAGATGTATCGTCCGGTACCGTCCGAGTAAACGGCACTTGCAACATTCACTTGCCCGAGCGGCGGCGCTTCGCTAACCCATTGGGCGAACAACCGGCAAGGGAGGACCTTATGGCAGGCACGATGCTTTCGATCGGCGAATGCATGGTCGAACTGATGCAGGCGGAGAGAGGCATGCTGCGCAAGGGCTATGCCGGCGACAGCTTCAATACCGCTTATTATGCCCGGCTATTTGCGCCGGCGGACTGGACGGTGGATTATTTCACCGCCGTCGGCACCGATGCGGTCTCGGACGAAATGATCGCCTTCATGGAAAGTAACGGAATCGGCACGTCGCATATCGCCCGGATCGAGGGTCGCATGCCGGGCCTTTACATGATCCACCTGAAGGAGGGCGAGCGCAGCTTCTCCTACTGGCGTTCCACCTCTTCCGCCAAGCTGCTTGCCGAGGACCCGGATCGGCTGAGGAAGGCTGTCGAGGCCGCGGACGTTGCCTTTTTCTCCGGCATCACGCTGGCGATCCTCTCGCCCGGCGCGGGCGAGACGCTGCTTTCCGAACTGCGCCGCGCGAAGGCCGGCGGCAAGCGCGTCGTCTTCGATCCGAATATCCGTCCGCGCCTGTGGGACGACGCGACCCGGATGCTCACCACTCTCGAGGCCGGCGCCCGGGCGGCGACGATGGTGCTGCCGAGCTTTGACGACGAGGCGACGCATTTCGGCGATGCGTCAGTCGGCGAGACGATCGATCGCTACCGCGCGCTTGGTGTCGAGGAGATCGCCGTCAAGGACGGCGGCAAAGGCATCACGCTGCAGTTTGACGGCGAACGCCTGCATGTGCCCGCAGTTCCCGCGTCGCGGATCGTCGACACCACCAGCGCCGGCGACAGCTTCAACGGCTCTTTCCTCGCCCGTCTTGCCGCCGGCGACAGCCCCGCCGATGCCGCCGCCTTCGCCGCCCACGTCGCTGCTGCCGTCATCGGTCACCACGGGGCGCTGGTTGCGCGGGAGACGCTGGCGGTCGAGGATATCGCTTAGATCGGCAGCTGCTGCGGAGGACGGGCAGGCGCATGAGGGGCCAACGCCGTCCTCACTCGGCAAACCGTCACCGCCTCTTGCGCGCCTTCGTCTCGTAGGGATTGTCCGAGGCGCGGAAATGGACGCGAATGGGCACGCCCGGCATATCGAAATCCTTGCGCAGGCCGTTGACGAGATAGCGGACATAGGATTCCGGCACCGCCTCCGGACGGGTGCAGGAGATCATGAAGCCCGGCGGGCGGGCCTTCACCTGCGTCATGTATTTGAGCTTGAGCCGGCGGCCGGAGACGGCCGGCGGTGGGTGCTGCACCTGTTGCGCTTCGAGCCAGCGGTTGAGGCGCGCCGTCGAAATACGGCGGTTCCAGACCTTGTCGGTCTCGATGATCGCCTGCATCAGCCGGTCGAGCCCATAGCCCGTGTGTCCGGAAATCGGCACCGCGCGGATGCCGCGGGCCTGCGGCAGCAGCCGTTCGGTCTTCTCGCGCAGGTCCGCGAGCACCGCCTGCCAATCCTCGACCAGATCCCATTTGTTGAAGGCGAGCACCGCCGCACGTCCCTCGCGCAGCACCAGGTCGACGATCTGCAGATCCTGCTTCTCGAAGGGAATAGTCGCATCGAAAACGATGACGACCGTTTCGGCAAAGCGGATCGCGCGCAGCGCGTCGGCGACGGAAAGCTTTTCGAGTTTCTCCTGAACTTTCGCCTTGCGGCGCATGCCTGCCGTATCGAACATCTTGATCGTGCGGTCACGCCATTGCCACTCGACCGAAATGGAATCGCGGGTAATCCCCGCCTCCGGACCGGTCAGGAGCCGGTCTTCGCCAAGGAAGCGGTTGATCAGCGTCGATTTGCCCGCATTGGGGCGGCCGACGATCGCGACGCGCAGAGGTTTGGTTTCGTCATAGACGGGCTCGGCCTCTTCGTCCTCCGCCCCCTCGCCCACCTCGGCCGGCCTGACATCGACATCCGTCACGGCGACGTCCTCGGCGGGCGGAAAGGCCCTCTCCTCGCCAAGCGCTGCGACGATCGCGTCGCGTAGGTCGAGCATGCCCTGGCCATGCTCGGCCGAGATCGGGCAGGGTTCGCCAAGGCCGAGCGTAAAGGCATCGTAGAAGCCGCCCTCGGAGCCGCGAGCCTCGGCTTTGTTGGCCACGACGATGACCGGCTTGCCGCGCCGGCGCAGCATTTCGGCAAGCGTCTCGTCGGCGGGCGTCAGGCCTGCCTTGGCGTCGACGATGAAGAGCGACAGGTCGGCCTCGTCGATTGCCGCCTCGGTCTGCGCCCACATGCGGCCCTGCAGGCTGTCGGGTGCGGATTGCTCGAGGCCGGCCGTGTCGATGATGCGGAATTTGAGGTCGACGAGCTTGGCGTCGCCCGGACGGCGGTCACGCGTCACCCCCGGCGTGTCGTCGACAAGCGCCAGCTTCTTGCCCACAAGCCGGTTGAACAGTGTGGACTTGCCTACATTAGGGCGCCCGACGATGGCGACGGTAAAACTCATTCTGAATGCCTCAAGCCTTGCCGCTGGCCCCGATCACGTCGAGCAGCATCTGCGCCCTGTTCGCAATGCCGCGCGGGCTCTCCGTATCTTCGGCGATCTGCTGGAACCAGCTCTTCGCCTTGGCGTAGTCGCCCGCCTTGTAGGCGGCAAGCCCGAGCGCCTCGCGCGCGGAATGGCGCATGGCGTTCTGCGGCACCGCCAGTTGCTCGACCTCCGCCGAGACCTGCTCATAGGTTCCCGCGTCGATCAGCAGATAGGCCGCGCGCAGCCGCGCCGCGTCGCGCAGCGCCGCCGGAATCCGGCTGTCCTTGCCGATGTCGGTAAAGGCCGCGATCGCCGCGTCGGTTTCCCCCTTTTCGGCCTCGAGCGTCGCCGCACGCAGACGGGCAAGCACGGGATAGGAGCCGTAGCCATCCTGCTCGAGCTTCGTCAGCGCGGCCAGCGCTTCGTCGGATTTGTTTTCCTTGGCGAGGTCGAGGGCGACCAGGAAGGCGTCGCCGGATTCCGACGAGGAGGCATCCTGCCAATAGTCGTAGCCGACCTTGCCGATCGTGCCGAGGATAATCAAGGCGGCGACCGCGATAATGACCCCGCCGAACCGCGTCCAGATCGCCTTCATCTGGTCCGAACGGAGCTCTTCATTGACCTCGCGGATAAAGCTGTCGTCTTGGTTCGCCATGTCCTGTTCCGGCTGCCCGGCCTTTACTTTAAAGATTGCGTCTGGAGCGGCAACGCCGCGCATCTTTCTCGATGCTGCCCCAGGAGTT includes:
- a CDS encoding sugar kinase, translating into MAGTMLSIGECMVELMQAERGMLRKGYAGDSFNTAYYARLFAPADWTVDYFTAVGTDAVSDEMIAFMESNGIGTSHIARIEGRMPGLYMIHLKEGERSFSYWRSTSSAKLLAEDPDRLRKAVEAADVAFFSGITLAILSPGAGETLLSELRRAKAGGKRVVFDPNIRPRLWDDATRMLTTLEAGARAATMVLPSFDDEATHFGDASVGETIDRYRALGVEEIAVKDGGKGITLQFDGERLHVPAVPASRIVDTTSAGDSFNGSFLARLAAGDSPADAAAFAAHVAAAVIGHHGALVARETLAVEDIA
- the ade gene encoding adenine deaminase → MSETLERLIDQGVGREPADIVLKGGRFFDLVTGELVVSDIALSGDRIVGTCGEYRGREEIDISGRIVVPGFIDTHLHIESSLVTPHEFDRCVLPLGITTAICDPHEIANVLGTEGIQFFLDSALQTIMDIRVQLSSCVPATHLETSGADLPVERLLPFRQHPKVIGLAEFMNFPGVIHKDPVCLAKLDAFQGGHIDGHAPLLRGKELNGYLATGIRTDHECTSAEEALEKIRKGMHILVREGSVSKDLDALMPIITERLSPYLALCTDDRNPLDIAEQGHLDHMIRTAIAAGVEPLAIYRAASISAARAFGLRDRGLVAPGWRADLVVVDSLENCKAQMVFSAGRRVTDRLFARRKPVEPVGLDSVKAREVKAADFGVPYAEGETSVIGVLPGKIITEHRRYRLPTEGNRTGVDLDRDIIKVAVVERHGHNGNHANGFVQGFGLKKGAIASTVGHDSHNICVVGVNDEDMALAANRLGEIKGGFVVVEDGKVTGEIALPVAGLMSLEPYERVRDILHHLRQAAVALGATLEEPFLQLAFLPLPVIPHLKISDRGLVDVDRFALIG
- a CDS encoding tetratricopeptide repeat protein, whose amino-acid sequence is MANQDDSFIREVNEELRSDQMKAIWTRFGGVIIAVAALIILGTIGKVGYDYWQDASSSESGDAFLVALDLAKENKSDEALAALTKLEQDGYGSYPVLARLRAATLEAEKGETDAAIAAFTDIGKDSRIPAALRDAARLRAAYLLIDAGTYEQVSAEVEQLAVPQNAMRHSAREALGLAAYKAGDYAKAKSWFQQIAEDTESPRGIANRAQMLLDVIGASGKA
- a CDS encoding alpha-glucosidase family protein — encoded protein: MAIEARRGDDWWRGAVIYQVYPRSFQDTDGDGVGDLRGVTRRLSHIAALGVDAIWLSPFFTSPQADMGYDVSDYCDVDPMFGTLDDFDEMLAEAHRLGLKVIIDQVISHTSDRHPWFVESRSSRTNAKADWYVWADPKPDGAAPNNWLSVFGGPAWEWDGVRRQYYLHNFLTSQPDLNFHNPEVQEALLSTVRFWLERGVDGFRLDTVNYYFHDDQLRDNPPVVPDPDAISQDAPDVNPYGMQSHLYDKSRPENIAFLRRLRALLDEYGGRATVGEVGDGARSLKTVAAYTSGSDKLHMCYTFDLLGPAFTASHIRRCVEGFQAMVADGWVCWALSNHDVMRHVSRFAVPRADRERLAKLAISVLATLRGSICLYQGEELGLPEAELALEELRDPYGIRFWPAFKGRDGCRTPMVWEHRHPTGGFSSGIPWLPVRDDQRLLAVDTQEGDAGSVLEHYRRTLAFRRMHAALIDGEMSFLASNRDVLAFVREKDGERLLFLFNLTTEPQEVHLSSATTVAEALPLPGFAPEIADDVVRLEGLDAFCGRLR
- a CDS encoding aspartate aminotransferase family protein, with translation MATRLSNDLSAFWMPFTANRQFKREPRLFVGAKDMYYTTHDGRTVLDGTAGLWCVNAGHCRPKITEAIREQAGELDYAPAFQLGHPKAFELANRLVDIAPEGMNHVLYTNSGSESVDTALKVALAYHRAKGDGSRFRLIGRERGYHGVNFGGISVGGIVANRKMFGTLLTGVDHLPHTHLPGKNAFTRGEPEHGADLASELERIVTLHDASTIAAVIVEPVAGSTGVLIPPKGYLQKLREICTKHGILLIFDEVITGFGRLGTPFAAQYFGVKPDIITTAKGLTNGVIPMGAVFVSSEIHDAFMTGPEHLIEFFHGYTYSGNPIASAAALGTLDTYREEGLLMRAAELASYWEEALHSLKDCPLVVDIRNIGLIGAIELEPIAGEPTKRAFSAFLKAYEKGLLIRTTGDIIALSPPLIIEREQIDELFDKLRDVLTNNI
- the der gene encoding ribosome biogenesis GTPase Der, whose protein sequence is MSFTVAIVGRPNVGKSTLFNRLVGKKLALVDDTPGVTRDRRPGDAKLVDLKFRIIDTAGLEQSAPDSLQGRMWAQTEAAIDEADLSLFIVDAKAGLTPADETLAEMLRRRGKPVIVVANKAEARGSEGGFYDAFTLGLGEPCPISAEHGQGMLDLRDAIVAALGEERAFPPAEDVAVTDVDVRPAEVGEGAEDEEAEPVYDETKPLRVAIVGRPNAGKSTLINRFLGEDRLLTGPEAGITRDSISVEWQWRDRTIKMFDTAGMRRKAKVQEKLEKLSVADALRAIRFAETVVIVFDATIPFEKQDLQIVDLVLREGRAAVLAFNKWDLVEDWQAVLADLREKTERLLPQARGIRAVPISGHTGYGLDRLMQAIIETDKVWNRRISTARLNRWLEAQQVQHPPPAVSGRRLKLKYMTQVKARPPGFMISCTRPEAVPESYVRYLVNGLRKDFDMPGVPIRVHFRASDNPYETKARKRR